The genome window CCTGACAAGACACATTCATCGTCGGCGTGACATTAGAGAGCACCGTCGCTTCGACGACCGAGCCCATCCGCTTGCCGCCCAAAAGAACGCGAGCACCTTGCGAGACCGCCTCTCCGATCCAGCCTTCCACTCGAGCGGCTGTGGATGGGTTGATCAGGGGGCCGACGACTGTGCCCTCATCGTTGGGATCACCGGCCTTCAGACGCGCAACCTGGAGCAGCAGCTTTGTCGTAAAGAGGTCCGCGACAGAATGGTGTACGAAGATTCGCTGGACGGAAATGCAGGTTTGGCCGGCATAGCCGAACCCCCCGGTTGCACAACGTTGTGCGGCAAGGTCCAAATCTGCATCCGCTTCGACGATGACGCCGGCATTTCCTCCCAGCTCCAAGACGACCTTCTTCTTTCCGCATTTTGCCTTCAACATCCACCCCACAGCAGCGCTGCCGGTAAAGCTTAACAGCCTGAAGCGAGGATCGATTACCAAGAGTTCAGCGATGGCGTTGTCGCACGGCACGACATTCAATCCGCCACGGGGTACACCTGCTTCCAAGGCAACTTCACCGAGCAGAAGCGCGGTCAAGGGTGTTTGCGGTGCAGGTTTGATCAGAATCGGATTTCCAGCCGCGAGTGCCGGTGCCACTTTATGCGCCACGAGATTGAGGGGGAAGTTGAACGGAGTAATTCCGAGCACCGGTCCGATCGGAAATCGTCGGAGGATGCCAAGATGGCCATCGGTGCCGGGGGTCCAATCGAGCGGAATCACGTCGCCGGGAATACGCTTCGCCTCTTCCGCCGCAACGGTGAATGTTTGAATGGCACGGTTGACTTCCCGTCTGGCGTCCGTAACCGGTTTCCCCGCCTCGGCGATCATCAGACGGGCAAATTCTTCCCGCCGATCGTACAGTGCCCCGGCGATCTTTTGGAGGAGATGATAGCGAGCGTGAGAAGGAAGCGACGCCATGACCGACGTCGCATCGACGGTTGACTGAATCGCAGCCTCGGCATCCGCCCGGGTTGCTTGCGATACCTCGGCAATCACCTGACCCGTGAACGGATTATTCACACGGACGACACTGTCGCCTTGTCGCCAGTGGCCGCCGATTAAGATTGGACGTGGTCCCTGCAACGGAGACGCTCCGCCAAGCACCAAGAGTTAGTCCGCGGACTCAAGTGAAGACGCGGGAGTCGGTTCGGGAGTGGGAACCGCTGCTCGCTGCTCCTCGGAAGCAGCTCTCGCGATCAACTCTTCTGTTCCCCAATCACGAATCGCCTCGAGCGAAAAAGCCTCGTACGTCGAAACTCCGTGACATGTGGGACAATCCGGCATGGGGACCTTGCGATAGAAAACTTCGCCCAGGCAGGACATGCAGACCCAAAATGCAGCCTCCCCCTCTCCTTGGGGAACGGACCAGAACAATTGTGATGCTGACATAATAAAGGTTCCTACGTGATTGGGATCGTGTAATGTCTCGCCGTCGAATGGTCAGACGATCCGCTGACTGCCAGGCGGCGCTTCCTAGGAACGCGGTGCACTGCGCAACAAACGCTCGATCTCCTCCGCAAAGTCGTCAAACGGGAATGCCCCGGGGATAGCCACTGCCGGTTCCTGTTCCGTGGCTCCTCCGACCGTATGCATCAAAATAAACCCGGGAGTCCCATGAAACCCCCAGCGGTTGGCCTCCTGACGGTCTTGGAATATGGACTCCAGGTACCGCCGTTCATCAACACACTGAGCAAAAACTACTTGATCGAGGCCGATGGACTTCGCGTAGCCCCGAAAGGCCGCTGAGTCCAAGCGCCCCCCTTCGCCAAACAATCGGTCATGCATGGCCCAATAGCGACCCTGTGCCCCGGCACACCGGGCCGCCACAGCCGCTTCGACTCCCACCCCTCGATCTGCTCGAGGGTAATCGCGGTATACGAACCGCAGCTTGCCGGTTTCGACGTACTTGGCCTGCAGTTTCGGCCAGGTGTCGCGGAAAAATTTCAGGCAATAGCCGCAGGTAAAGTCTGAATACTCGATCAAAGTGACTGGGGCATCGACGCGGCCCCGAATACGTCCATCGTCCGTGATCTCACCGATTCCAGCGGTGGCGAGTGGAATAACCACCACACTTATCAGAAACAACGTCAGGCCGATGATTCGTGTAAAACCAGCCAACATCATGTACGCTTGGGCTGTTTGGCCTTCTTCCTCTCCAGCAACCCGACCATCAATAACGGCCACACGACAGTCGCGTCGCTCAACACTTCAGCAAAACGGCCGCCTTCCTCAGGAGGGACAAATTTCCCCCACGAAATGCCTTCTTGATACGTACACCCACTCAACCCACCCCAATAGTCCGGCTCCGGACAGATTCGCACGCCATATTGAAACCGAGGCGGTTTCACATTCAGCCCCAGCCGCATGTTGGCGATTTCGATGTAGGGGCCGACTTGTTGTGCCCAATTGCGTGGGACGCCTCCACCAATCGTAAAAATGCCCAGTCGTTTGGTGGATGTCACGACATTGGTATAGCTATTGAGATCGAGGTAGGGGTTGAAAGAAGGACAAGACCGGTTGATGAAACGGAGCACCTCAAGATCATTGGTGCCTTTCCCCTGCGATCGCGCCCGATCGATTTCACGACTCATCGCCCACGTGCCGACATCCAGGCCCATTTCTGAATCAGTGAATGCGGGGATATACACCGGAATCTTCTTAAGGTACGCGCTCTTGAGGATCCCATCACCTTCAAAATCCTCGGCCAGCGTCTTCCCCAGTTCGCGTGTCAGGATTTCGGAGGACAGCGGCTGCTCGTGGTTGATCCGCTTCAGTGTCTGCGCAACAATGTGCTCGACGTAGTTCAGATTAGCTTCCATCTCCAGTGTGTCGTAGACACGATTGTAACCCTTCCTGAACAGTTCTTCGTCACTCATCGACGGGCGATGGCGATAGTGTGTTTTCCCGATGGATTCGCTGAGCCCATGTGCGATCAACGCGCCCGTCGAAACAATACCCTGGACCATGCCGTGGTCGATCATGGTGCTGACGATTTTGCCCATTTTGGCGATCGTCATCGCACCGGACAGCGTCAGGATCACCGAACAATCTGGATCATCGATCATCGACCACAGCACTTCGAAGGCTTCGCCCAATCGGCGGCCGCCAAAAGCTGTTTTGCGCATGGCGGTTAGGAGATCTTCGAAGGATCGGATCTTTTCCGGATCAAGCGGCTCAAGCGGTTCAAGCCCGTCTTTCGCACCGTCGTGGAACTCACGTGCAGCCATTGAAGACTCTACCTAGATCAGCACTGAACAAATTAATGGGAGCGCCTTCGTTATACACAACCAACGATAGAGGCGTCAACGAAGTTTGGGCGTGGAAGAAGCCAGCAGCATGCATGACCACGGTCCAAATAAATAGGACACTCCGGGGGCGTTTGTCCGCCGAAACAATCGCAGTAGAGCGAGAGCAAGTTGGCGGTGCATACGAAAGGCGATATTGATGTAGGGGGACGCCAGAGAGTCTATCTGCCCGGGGTATGTTGCACGATTAGCCAACAAAGAGCAGGCAGCACACCCAAGGAGGGTTCGAACAGAAGACAGTCACATTGTGGCATTTTGCGGATCGCCCAATGGAGCAGAGAGGCTTCCGTTCGGCTAGCTCGGTGTGGTGGTCCCAACGGGATTCGAACCCGTGTTTGGGCCTTGAGAGGGCGAAAATAGCGATTTCCACAAGGGCTTGATCTAAAACCTGGTTTCCCCATTTCGCTTGTTGACCAAGTAGTTACCTCGTTTACAGCGATTCTATTGGTCCCTGTTTATTCTATCCGTTGCTCCCATTTCTATCACAAATCCATCACAACAACTGGCCGATGGTTCACATCAAATTCGATTCCGCTGGCCGCATTAAGAGAAGAGCTTTCATGGTTGCATTTAAATTGGGATAGCAATTCCAAGTCGAAGGATCAAAAACCTCCCCCACACCAGAACCATAGACGTCGAATTATCTTGAGCTTTGCCGTATCATTTAGCCCGTTCAAAAAACAAATGATAATGGGCCGCATTTGAGCCAGGAGAAGCCATGCAGTTTGATGCGAGTGTTCTGGCACCAACTCGAAGTAATTTCCTGAAGCACGATGGACCAGCAGGCCTCGTCGTCTTCCTGGTCGCACTACCTCTGTGTCTGGGTGTGGCCCACGCCTCCGGTGCGCCGCTGTTCGCTGGCATCATCGCCGGAATTGTCGGCGGCTGCCTGATTTCGATCCTGTCTGGTTCACAGATCAGTGTGAGTGGCCCGGCCGCTGGACTCGTCGTGATTGTCATCACAGCGATTCAGACACTTGGTTCGTATCAAGCGTTCCTGGTCGCGGTGGTCCTTTGCGGGGTCATTCAGATCGTGATGGGAATACTGGGTGCCGGGGCGATTGGCGATTATGTGCCGAATTCCGTCATCAAGGGGATGCTTGCTGGGATCGGGTTAGTGATCGTGCTCAAGCAGATTCCACACGCACTCGGCCATGATCTCGACTGGATTGGTGACTTGAGCTTTCTGGAAGCCGGCAACATGAACACATTGTCGGCCATTTTCGCCGACGCCGCTCCAATTCTCGGCGGGCCGCTCCTCATTTCGGTCCTGAGTTTGATCATCCTTGTCGTCTGGGAGAAGCTTGCCTCAGGAGGTGCGCGCTTTTTCGGAGTTGTGCCCGGCTCACTCGCGGTTGTCGCGCTGGGTATTATCGTGAATCACGTCTTCCAAATTGTGGCTCCGGCGCTGTACATCAGCGATCCGCAGCACCTCGTGGAGCTGCCGGTCGCCCAATCATTCCAGGATCTGACCCATCAATTCACCATCCCCGATTTTTCTGCAATTGCAGACTCGAATGTTTGGTCAATCAGCCTGACGCTGGCCATTGTCGCAAGCATCGAAAGCCTTTTGTCGCTCGAGGCTGCAGATCGCATTGATCCGTACAGGCGGATCTCGCCTCCCAGTCGGGAACTCTGGGCGCAAGGGGCAGGCAACGTGGTCTCGGGGTTCCTCGGGGGCTTACCTGTTACCAGCGTTGTCCTTCGTACCTCCGCCAACGTGTATGCCGGCGGTCGTACCTGGATGGCTGCATTTGTTCACGGGTTCCTCTTGCTGGCAAGTGCACTCCTGATACCGCAATTGTTGAATCAGATCCCCCTTGCCTGCCTGGCGGCTATCCTCATCATGGTTGGATACAAACTGACGAAACCGGATATGTACCAGTCCGTCTACCGGCTGGGCATGACCCAATTCATCCCCTTCCTCGTGACCGTGATGGCCATTGTGTTTACAGACCTCCTAAAGGGAGTACTACTTGGCCTGGCATGCGGGCTCTTTTTCGTACTCCGCAGTAACCACCGCGATGCAGTCACCGTTGTCAGCAGGGGCAATGCCTGCCTCATTCGTCTGAATAAGGATACGACATTCATCAACAAGAGTGAGCTTAGAACGAAACTGCGAGCCATCGAACGGGGTACCGATGTGTTGATCGACGGAACGAAGGCATCCTACATCGATCGCGACATTCTTGAAGTGGTGGAAGACTTTCGGAAGATGGCCGACCACCAAGACATCACGGTAGAACTGAAACATATTGCAGGCAAAATACTCGGACCGGAGACCTAGCACGATGGACCCGTACGTCAAGCTCTTGCTGTCGAACGAAGCGTGGGTGATGGAGAAGCTCGCTCTGCGCCGCGATTTCTTTCAACGAGCGGTCCACGGACAAAAGCCGAGGTTTCTCTGGATCGGCTGTTCGGATTCGCGTGTGCCGCCCGGAGAGATTACCGGATCGGAGCCCGGCGAGCTGTTCGTCCACCGAAACATCGCAAATCAGGTATCCGAAAGCGACTTGAGCGTGGTGAGCGTGCTGCAGTACGCGGTAGAAGTGCTACAGGTAGAGCATGTCATCGTGTGCGGACATTATCATTGCGGCGGGGTCTTCCATGCAATCCACGATGAGGAGGACAAGGGCGTGATCGGACAATGGCTTGACCAAGTGAGGGCGATTTACCGTAGCCACGCGGGCGAACTCGACTGCATATCCGACTCCGCACTGCGCTTCGACCGCATGGTCGAGCTCAATGTCACCACGCAACTGAGGAATGTCGCCCGGACGGCCATCGTGCGGAAGGCTTGGGAGAAGAAGCAGGGGCTTCACCTGCACGGGTGGGTCTATGACTTGCGAACCGGGAAATTGAAGGAGCTTGAGACTCTCGACACACCCGACAAATCCAGTCCAGCATGAATATTACACTGCTTGACCGGGAGCGGACTGCATCGTACAGCTTGGGTATCAAAAACAGTTGTTTGTGACCCCAATAACAGCCAGTCTTGATCATCAATGAAATCCTGAGAATGGCGGCTCTGAATCTTGAAGGGTTTTTGACCTCATCAGGGATTCCTTTGCAAACACAGCAGACCGCGTTTAAACCACCGTTTCTTTTGACGAACGCTATCCTAGCAAGTACGCTTCAGGCATAAGCGTTCCATTCCACTCTGAATTTGAATTGGAGACTACATGATGTCGAAATCCGTCCTGCAGGTGATGTTTGTGCTGCTCGTGCTGGGCATGATTCCGCGGGTCGTACAGGCCCAGCAACCAACGCTTCCAGCTTTTGAAGATCGAACCCATGATGATCACTTTACCTTCAAGTACGGAAAGCCGTATACCCTCGATCCGTACACGTGGGTTTACACTAAGGAATTTGCACAGATGTTTCGGATGCCGGATAAGTGGATTGATGCCAATCTCAAAGGCGCATTGGCCATTGCGTTCCGCATGACCACCATTGGAATTACCACCTGCGGACTTGGGGGTCGAGAAGACAGTTGTTGGCCTCCAGTCCAATGCCAATTGGATGTCTATTATGATAACCGCATCAAGCTGCCCTGGATGCACGACGAGATCATGAGGGATTTCTTGCTTCGAGGGGTTTCATCCCATGAGTTTCTACAGGACCTGAACCACTCCAAAGGATTTCATCGCTATCGGCCAAAAGATGGAAAAGGCGTTCCAAGAGTCCTAGCCACTGAGGCTTCTCTCAGGGTTGGCAAGTACTCGTCTGGATTTGCTCCAATTGCGTACTTTGATCGTGAGTACGAACCGGGAGTTGGCCTCATCGGATGGGTCGGGATAGGGGTTTGCCCGACCCCTATAGGCATGGGGCAGATTGCGTTCTTCGATGTGGAGACCCAAGACAAGATTAATCACATGCAAGTCAAGCGCGAAGACGCGAAGCCAATACACGTAATTGAATTACCCGAATCTTTTATGCGCCGTGCCAACATCGTCTACGAACGCGATAACAAACCGAACGTGGCCGTGACCGAAAGGCTGAAACAACAACTCCTTCAGTCTCGTTAGCCTTAGATCCTTTACATGGTAGATTCTCGTATTTAGAGACCCTCTCTAAGCTTGAAGACTTCCAAGGGGAACCGATTGTGCTCATGTTGTGCTCAAGCCCACCTCATTCCAGCCCACTCAGGCCTACTCCAGCCAAAGTTCGTACTTTCTGCAAACCTTGGCCCCAGTGGGCCTGAGTGAGTTCCAGTAGGCCTGAGTAGGGTCGTGATCGCGCTTTCCTAAACCGCGCTTCGTCTACAGTGCTGCACTCTGTGGTTTTATCAGCCTCACTGTGATTCAGGAATGTCACATCGAGGCGTGATGCTTCCGCGGGTAGCCGGTGAAGTGGGTAGGAGTTACCAGATGCCTACCTGCCTTCATCCTTGACATCTAGGTACCGCCAGCCTAGCCTACTCCTCACTGTAAGTTTTCTGCATAGCTGCAGAACGGGGCGAGGGCACCGCACTCACACAATAAGCACACCTATTCGCTCGCAAGCCACTGCCGGTACAGAACAACTCTCATCAAGTCGATGAGGAGGATGACGCCATGTCGGAGAACTCGGATGAACTAAATGGATTGACCCGCCGGGAACTCACTAAGATCCTGGGAGCCTCCGTCGGACTGGCCTGCCTTGCGCCCCTGGCCGGCTGTGGCGAGCTTTGGGAACGCCAACCGGTCATCCCCGTTGACATCTGGCACAAGGGCGTCTGCCGGTTCTGCGGAACGGGCTGCGGCGTTATGATCGGCCTTAAGGATAATAAAATTGCCGACGTGAAAGGGGACGACGAGGGCCACAACCGCGGTCGCCTCTGTATCAAGGGCTTGGCCACCCGTGACATTCTCTACACCGAAGGCCGCGCCCTGTACCCGATGATCCGGAAGAATGGTGAGTTCCAGCGGGCGAGCTGGGACGAAGCCATGGCGCTGGTGGCGCAAAAGTTCAAGGAATCGATCGAGACACATGGGCCGGACAGTGTGGCCTTCTATGGGAGTGGGCAGCTCTTCACGCAGGAGAGTTACACCGCGAATAAATTGTTCAAGGCCGGGATCGGCACCAACAATGTCGATGGGAACCCGCGCTTGTGCATGGCGTCGGCCGTCACCGGTTACACGACGACCTTTGGCAAGGATGAGCCAGCGGGCTGTTTCGAAGACATGGACGATGCCGAGTGTTTTTTTATCACGGGATCAAACACTCTGGAGTGCCATCCGATACTCTGGGAACGCGTGCGGGACCGTAAGCGGAGTCACCCGGATACCAAGATCATCGTCGTGGACCCGCGCAAAACCTTTACGGCACGGCACGCGGACCTATATCTACCCATCTATCCGGGGACGGACGTCTCCCTCTACAACGCGATGATTCACGTGTTTCTCGAACAGAAATTCGTCGACGCGGACATGGTCGAACACTATCTCTCATTTCAGGAAGGCGAAGCGAACCGGACGTTCGACGACTTCAAGCGGCACATTGCGAACTTTACGCCGGAGGCGGCGGCCAAAACCTGCGGCATCACTCCGCGGGATATTCGCGAAGCGGCCTTTCTCTTCGCCTCGTCGAAGGCCACGATGTCGTTGTGGACCATGGGGCTGAACCAGCAAGCGCAGGGGACTGCGTCCAACCGGCTGGTCTGCGCGATGCATCTCCTGACGGGACACTTTGGCCGTCCCGGCGCCACACCGTTTTCGTTGACTGGTCAGCCGAACGCCTGCGGCGGGGTGCGCGACACCGGCTCGCTCGCGCATGCGCTGCCGAACGGACGTCTGGTGGCCAACCCCAAGCACCGGGAGGAAATGGAGGATTTGTGGAATGTCCCGCGCGGGCGGATCAGTCCGAAGCCAGGCTTCCATGCCGTCGCTTTGTTTGACGCAATGAACCGCGGGGCAGTGAAATGCTGTCTAGTGATGTGCACCAATCCTGGACAGACGCTCCCCAACGTCACGGCCTACCGGGAAGGGATGGAGAAGGCCTTCTTGGTCGTGGTGGACGCGTTTCATCCGACGGAAACGACACAATTCGCCGACGTGGTGCTGCCTGCCGCCCTATGGGTCGAGGAGGAAGGCGTCACGGGTAACGCGGAGCGACGCTATCACCTCACTCCAAAACTCGTGGACCCACCTGGGGAAGCTAAAAGTGACCTCGAAATTCTGGTGGACCTGGCGGACCGCCTCGGCCACGGTGATCTGATCTCAGCCAGAACTCCGAAAGACGTGTGGGATGAATGGCGTAGGGTCTCAGCCCAGTCGAAATACAACTTTGAAGGCATTACCTACGAGCGGTTGCAGAAAGAGCGCGGGCTTCTCTGGCCCTGCCCGACGGAGACGCATCCGGGTACGAAACGGCGGTACGTCCCGGGTGAAGATCCCATGGCGACGGGCACGGGCCGGTTCGATTTCTACGGAAAACCGGATGGACGAGCCACCGTCTGGCTGGATCATCAGGAAGAACCGCTTGATCCCTACACCGCCGAGTTTCCGCTGATCTTCAACACGGGCCGGATTCTAGAGCACTGGCATACGATGACCATCACTGGTAAGGCACCTACACTTCAGGGTATCCACCCCGACTACCTGGAGATCCACCCCTACGATGCCTATCAGTTACAAATCAAGGACGGTGATCCGGTTGTGGTGAAGAGCCGGCGCGGAGAAGTCGAGCTGCGGGCTCGTCTGACGGAGGTTGTGCGGCCAGGGATGGTGTTCGCAACCATGCACTCCGCCAAGCATCTGGTGAACCAATCCACTCAGGACGTCTACGATCCTTATTCGAAGCAACCAGCCTACAAACGTTGTGCGGTCGCAGTTCGGCGGAAGATGGCCTAGCGGAGGACTCTGACCATGACAGAACAACTCGGGTCTCGCCGGAATCAGTTGATTGTCCTCATGGCGTTCCTTGCGGAAGCGTGGCTAGCGGCCTCTCCTGCATGGGCGGTCGAGACGCACGGCAGATGGTCAGACGTTGATGTCTTGCGCGGGATAGGCATAGCGGCCGCAGTGGGGGGCATCCTTCTGCTCATTCTGGTTCAGCACGTGTACCGAAACAAACTTCAGCATAGTACCTATCGGCGCCTGCTCCTCATCGGGTTGTTTGTGCTGCCGATTATCGTGACCTGGAGTACCACGAGGACGGTCATGGAGGGGACCAAGTCGGTGCAGGCCTGCATGTCCTGCCACGTGATGCAGCCCTTCGTCAACGACATGGAAAATCCAAGCAGCCCGACGTTGGCCGCGCGGCACTACCGGAACAACTGGATTGCGAAAGACCAGTGCTACTCCTGTCACGTGACCTACGGCGCGACCGGTACCGTGGAAGGTAAACGAGACGGATTCCGACACTGGCTGTATTACATCACCAATACCTACGCGGATCCCATTCAGTACGCGGGCAGTTACGACAATTCCAATTGTATGAACTGCCATCGAGGAACCGGCAAGTGGGAGCGTGTGAAGAGCCATCAAGCGCTCGTGGCAGAGCTTGCAGCAGACCGCATCGCATGTATCTCCTGTCACGGACCGCCCCATCCCCTACCGAGCGAGCGAAAAAAGATGGCGAGCCGAATAACAACGACCGCGGAGCTGGGAGGTCATTATGGAAACGACCAACGTCCCTGATCGCGCCGCGGCATGGGTCGAGAGGCAATTGACACTGGCCGTGTATACCGCCATTGTGGGCCTCGTCTGCGTGTTGCTGTTTCTTTGGTACGGGTTCGGCGCGTGGACGATGGGGTTGGGGACCTTCATCGGCATCCCTCTGCTTGGGCTCGCGGGCCTGCTGTACCTCAGCGCCGTCGCCGCCGACCTGAAACGGCGGCGTGCCTTCTAATGACGTATCTGTCTTCGCTAGATCTTGAGCGCATGGGGCGAGCGCAGAAGCAATCAATCGATGAAAGAAACGGTGCCATCATGAAGTGCTGAGCAAGATATTGGGCACAATGAAGGAGGCATGTAGCTACGCTTCCGGGAGGGAACAATCAATGAGATATGACACGCTCATCATCTTACTTCTTTCTCTAATAGTAGGTCTC of Nitrospiraceae bacterium contains these proteins:
- a CDS encoding thioredoxin domain-containing protein, which translates into the protein MMLAGFTRIIGLTLFLISVVVIPLATAGIGEITDDGRIRGRVDAPVTLIEYSDFTCGYCLKFFRDTWPKLQAKYVETGKLRFVYRDYPRADRGVGVEAAVAARCAGAQGRYWAMHDRLFGEGGRLDSAAFRGYAKSIGLDQVVFAQCVDERRYLESIFQDRQEANRWGFHGTPGFILMHTVGGATEQEPAVAIPGAFPFDDFAEEIERLLRSAPRS
- a CDS encoding carbonic anhydrase, yielding MDPYVKLLLSNEAWVMEKLALRRDFFQRAVHGQKPRFLWIGCSDSRVPPGEITGSEPGELFVHRNIANQVSESDLSVVSVLQYAVEVLQVEHVIVCGHYHCGGVFHAIHDEEDKGVIGQWLDQVRAIYRSHAGELDCISDSALRFDRMVELNVTTQLRNVARTAIVRKAWEKKQGLHLHGWVYDLRTGKLKELETLDTPDKSSPA
- a CDS encoding SulP family inorganic anion transporter — protein: MQFDASVLAPTRSNFLKHDGPAGLVVFLVALPLCLGVAHASGAPLFAGIIAGIVGGCLISILSGSQISVSGPAAGLVVIVITAIQTLGSYQAFLVAVVLCGVIQIVMGILGAGAIGDYVPNSVIKGMLAGIGLVIVLKQIPHALGHDLDWIGDLSFLEAGNMNTLSAIFADAAPILGGPLLISVLSLIILVVWEKLASGGARFFGVVPGSLAVVALGIIVNHVFQIVAPALYISDPQHLVELPVAQSFQDLTHQFTIPDFSAIADSNVWSISLTLAIVASIESLLSLEAADRIDPYRRISPPSRELWAQGAGNVVSGFLGGLPVTSVVLRTSANVYAGGRTWMAAFVHGFLLLASALLIPQLLNQIPLACLAAILIMVGYKLTKPDMYQSVYRLGMTQFIPFLVTVMAIVFTDLLKGVLLGLACGLFFVLRSNHRDAVTVVSRGNACLIRLNKDTTFINKSELRTKLRAIERGTDVLIDGTKASYIDRDILEVVEDFRKMADHQDITVELKHIAGKILGPET
- a CDS encoding NapC/NirT family cytochrome c — encoded protein: MTEQLGSRRNQLIVLMAFLAEAWLAASPAWAVETHGRWSDVDVLRGIGIAAAVGGILLLILVQHVYRNKLQHSTYRRLLLIGLFVLPIIVTWSTTRTVMEGTKSVQACMSCHVMQPFVNDMENPSSPTLAARHYRNNWIAKDQCYSCHVTYGATGTVEGKRDGFRHWLYYITNTYADPIQYAGSYDNSNCMNCHRGTGKWERVKSHQALVAELAADRIACISCHGPPHPLPSERKKMASRITTTAELGGHYGNDQRP
- a CDS encoding deoxyhypusine synthase family protein encodes the protein MAAREFHDGAKDGLEPLEPLDPEKIRSFEDLLTAMRKTAFGGRRLGEAFEVLWSMIDDPDCSVILTLSGAMTIAKMGKIVSTMIDHGMVQGIVSTGALIAHGLSESIGKTHYRHRPSMSDEELFRKGYNRVYDTLEMEANLNYVEHIVAQTLKRINHEQPLSSEILTRELGKTLAEDFEGDGILKSAYLKKIPVYIPAFTDSEMGLDVGTWAMSREIDRARSQGKGTNDLEVLRFINRSCPSFNPYLDLNSYTNVVTSTKRLGIFTIGGGVPRNWAQQVGPYIEIANMRLGLNVKPPRFQYGVRICPEPDYWGGLSGCTYQEGISWGKFVPPEEGGRFAEVLSDATVVWPLLMVGLLERKKAKQPKRT
- a CDS encoding nitrate reductase — its product is MSENSDELNGLTRRELTKILGASVGLACLAPLAGCGELWERQPVIPVDIWHKGVCRFCGTGCGVMIGLKDNKIADVKGDDEGHNRGRLCIKGLATRDILYTEGRALYPMIRKNGEFQRASWDEAMALVAQKFKESIETHGPDSVAFYGSGQLFTQESYTANKLFKAGIGTNNVDGNPRLCMASAVTGYTTTFGKDEPAGCFEDMDDAECFFITGSNTLECHPILWERVRDRKRSHPDTKIIVVDPRKTFTARHADLYLPIYPGTDVSLYNAMIHVFLEQKFVDADMVEHYLSFQEGEANRTFDDFKRHIANFTPEAAAKTCGITPRDIREAAFLFASSKATMSLWTMGLNQQAQGTASNRLVCAMHLLTGHFGRPGATPFSLTGQPNACGGVRDTGSLAHALPNGRLVANPKHREEMEDLWNVPRGRISPKPGFHAVALFDAMNRGAVKCCLVMCTNPGQTLPNVTAYREGMEKAFLVVVDAFHPTETTQFADVVLPAALWVEEEGVTGNAERRYHLTPKLVDPPGEAKSDLEILVDLADRLGHGDLISARTPKDVWDEWRRVSAQSKYNFEGITYERLQKERGLLWPCPTETHPGTKRRYVPGEDPMATGTGRFDFYGKPDGRATVWLDHQEEPLDPYTAEFPLIFNTGRILEHWHTMTITGKAPTLQGIHPDYLEIHPYDAYQLQIKDGDPVVVKSRRGEVELRARLTEVVRPGMVFATMHSAKHLVNQSTQDVYDPYSKQPAYKRCAVAVRRKMA
- a CDS encoding aldehyde dehydrogenase family protein, whose protein sequence is MQGPRPILIGGHWRQGDSVVRVNNPFTGQVIAEVSQATRADAEAAIQSTVDATSVMASLPSHARYHLLQKIAGALYDRREEFARLMIAEAGKPVTDARREVNRAIQTFTVAAEEAKRIPGDVIPLDWTPGTDGHLGILRRFPIGPVLGITPFNFPLNLVAHKVAPALAAGNPILIKPAPQTPLTALLLGEVALEAGVPRGGLNVVPCDNAIAELLVIDPRFRLLSFTGSAAVGWMLKAKCGKKKVVLELGGNAGVIVEADADLDLAAQRCATGGFGYAGQTCISVQRIFVHHSVADLFTTKLLLQVARLKAGDPNDEGTVVGPLINPSTAARVEGWIGEAVSQGARVLLGGKRMGSVVEATVLSNVTPTMNVSCQEVFGPVVTLTSYRQFDEAIAALNDSDYGLQAGVFTQDINKVFHAFRHLEVGAVLANEIPTFRADHMPYGGVKDSGSGREGVRAAIEEMTEPRLLVLNLKSPGTA